From the genome of Gilliamella sp. wkB7, one region includes:
- the fliT gene encoding flagellar protein FliT — protein sequence MALNTNLLLEQYEQLNYVVEQMLIDTQKEDWESLISWQPKYHQLTEDFKLNEGLTVIENMSIQQQDIMKMYFNNIINNHQQLAQLMHVRRSELSKLIGEQVDYQTKIGSYQKVANLV from the coding sequence ATGGCTTTGAATACTAATTTATTATTAGAACAATATGAGCAACTTAATTATGTTGTTGAACAAATGCTAATTGATACTCAAAAAGAAGATTGGGAATCTTTAATCAGTTGGCAACCTAAATATCATCAGTTAACAGAGGATTTTAAATTAAATGAAGGTTTGACTGTTATTGAAAATATGTCTATACAACAGCAAGATATTATGAAAATGTATTTCAACAATATAATTAATAATCATCAGCAATTAGCCCAATTAATGCATGTACGGCGTAGTGAACTGAGCAAGCTTATTGGCGAACAAGTTGATTATCAAACCAAAATAGGCAGTTATCAAAAAGTAGCCAACCTAGTATAA
- the fliS gene encoding flagellar export chaperone FliS — MYKMGSQAYKQVNLETSVSQASPHQLIVLLFDGALNAIRLADLYIEKGNIAGKGKAISKAINIIDNGLKSCLNLEQGGEIAENLDQLYHYISQQLVLANLHNDREKLQTCFDLLDNIAQAWREIA; from the coding sequence ATGTATAAAATGGGATCTCAAGCGTATAAGCAAGTTAATTTAGAAACCAGTGTCAGTCAGGCATCACCACATCAGCTTATTGTTTTGTTATTTGACGGTGCACTTAATGCTATTCGACTTGCTGATTTATACATAGAAAAAGGGAATATTGCTGGTAAAGGAAAAGCCATTTCAAAAGCAATTAATATCATTGATAATGGACTTAAAAGTTGTCTTAATTTAGAGCAGGGTGGTGAAATTGCCGAAAACTTAGATCAACTGTATCACTACATTAGCCAGCAATTGGTTTTAGCTAACTTACACAATGATAGGGAAAAACTGCAAACCTGTTTTGATTTGCTTGATAATATTGCTCAAGCTTGGCGAGAGATAGCATAG
- the fliD gene encoding flagellar filament capping protein FliD, whose translation MAMSILGIGSGIDLNEVLDQLEAVEKNRLTPIKAQQKTINNKISGFGKLKSALSTFNSATAKLQKKEIFHGRTVSGNDNYFTTNVSSNAQLGNYAVSVEQLARAHSVATNVVNDKNAALGNDNETRTLTIEQANGQKLNVTLSKDETSLESIANAINQAKVVNEDGSTSESTVNATIVRSGTSSYQLVITSKETGEQQAITSVSSDDDKLNSLIGFDIHQADSSAMSEVAKAQDAKFSFNGITVNSASNTVKDVIPGVDITLKAVTTTSQNLTIAADNEKTQEALKEWVDAFNQLQSTISTLTQFTASDANSDELNSNNGPLIGDSTLRNIDQSIRSIFSKGQAGELSVLSQIGINMDSNGKLVIKENELEKALKENSEAVAILFTGDGETTGIANEVFAKVSSFIDSDGMIDTATNGLNSTLKSLDKRYDQVNNSIDQTIERYRVQFTKLDILINELNGMSNYLTTQFEMMANLKK comes from the coding sequence ATGGCAATGAGTATTTTAGGAATTGGTTCTGGTATTGATTTAAATGAAGTATTAGATCAATTAGAAGCCGTTGAAAAAAATCGTCTTACCCCAATAAAAGCGCAGCAAAAAACAATAAATAATAAGATTAGTGGTTTTGGCAAGTTAAAAAGTGCGTTATCCACATTTAATAGTGCGACAGCAAAATTGCAAAAAAAAGAAATTTTTCATGGACGTACAGTATCAGGTAATGACAATTATTTTACGACTAATGTAAGCAGTAATGCTCAATTGGGTAATTATGCGGTTAGTGTAGAACAACTTGCTCGTGCACACAGCGTTGCAACCAACGTGGTAAATGATAAAAATGCAGCGCTCGGCAATGATAATGAAACTCGAACGCTTACCATTGAACAAGCTAATGGCCAAAAGTTAAATGTTACTTTATCCAAAGATGAGACGTCGTTAGAGTCGATTGCCAATGCGATCAATCAAGCGAAAGTGGTTAATGAAGATGGTTCGACCAGTGAATCAACCGTAAATGCAACCATTGTGCGTTCTGGAACGAGTAGTTATCAGCTCGTTATTACATCAAAAGAAACCGGTGAGCAACAAGCCATTACTTCTGTTTCATCGGATGATGATAAGCTTAATTCACTCATTGGTTTCGATATTCATCAAGCTGATTCATCGGCAATGAGTGAAGTCGCTAAAGCGCAAGATGCCAAATTTAGTTTTAATGGTATTACGGTTAATAGTGCATCAAATACTGTTAAAGATGTTATTCCAGGTGTTGATATCACGTTAAAAGCGGTCACAACTACCTCACAAAATTTAACTATCGCGGCCGATAATGAAAAAACGCAAGAGGCACTTAAAGAGTGGGTGGATGCATTTAATCAATTGCAATCAACCATATCAACCTTAACGCAATTTACTGCCAGCGATGCCAATTCAGATGAATTAAATAGTAATAATGGACCACTAATTGGAGATTCCACACTACGTAATATTGATCAAAGCATTCGCTCTATATTTTCGAAGGGTCAAGCTGGTGAATTATCGGTACTGTCACAAATTGGTATCAATATGGACAGCAATGGCAAGTTGGTGATTAAAGAAAACGAATTGGAAAAAGCCCTTAAAGAAAATAGTGAAGCGGTAGCCATTTTATTTACAGGCGATGGTGAAACAACAGGCATTGCTAACGAAGTGTTTGCCAAAGTAAGTAGCTTTATAGATAGTGATGGTATGATTGATACTGCAACTAATGGTTTAAATTCAACACTAAAATCATTAGATAAACGCTATGATCAAGTCAATAACTCCATTGACCAAACCATTGAACGGTATCGGGTTCAATTTACCAAATTGGATATTTTGATCAATGAATTAAATGGTATGAGCAATTACCTAACTACCCAATTTGAAATGATGGCTAATTTAAAGAAATAA
- a CDS encoding flagellin N-terminal helical domain-containing protein gives MAQVINTNTMSLMARNNLNHSQSVLGTAIERLSSGMRINSAKDDAAGQAIANRFSSSIRGLTQAARNANDGISIAQTTEGALNEINNNVQRIRELTVQAANGTNSESDLVSIQNEIDQRLQEIDRVSAQTDFNGTKVLSEDKTLNIQVGANDGEIIAINLKQIDSEKLGLNGFNVSDAPTADPLKTIDAALSKIDELRGELGAVQNRFESTVTNINNTVNNLSSARSRIEDADYAEEVSNMTRGQILQQAGTSVLAQANQVPQSVLSLLQ, from the coding sequence ATGGCACAGGTAATTAATACCAATACGATGTCTTTAATGGCAAGAAACAACCTAAATCATTCTCAAAGCGTTCTTGGAACTGCAATTGAGCGTTTATCATCTGGTATGCGTATCAACAGTGCTAAAGATGATGCAGCAGGTCAAGCAATTGCTAATCGTTTTTCTTCAAGTATTCGTGGTTTAACTCAAGCAGCACGTAATGCAAATGACGGTATCTCAATTGCACAAACAACTGAAGGGGCATTAAACGAAATCAACAATAACGTACAACGTATTCGTGAGTTAACTGTTCAAGCGGCAAACGGTACTAACTCTGAAAGCGATCTTGTATCAATTCAAAATGAAATCGATCAACGTTTACAAGAGATCGACCGTGTATCTGCACAAACTGACTTTAATGGTACTAAAGTATTATCTGAAGATAAAACTCTTAACATTCAAGTAGGTGCAAACGATGGTGAAATCATTGCTATCAACTTGAAACAAATTGACAGTGAAAAATTAGGTTTAAATGGTTTCAATGTATCAGATGCTCCAACTGCGGATCCATTAAAAACAATTGATGCGGCATTATCAAAAATTGATGAATTACGTGGTGAGCTTGGTGCGGTACAAAATCGTTTTGAGTCAACTGTAACTAATATCAACAATACTGTAAATAACCTAAGTTCAGCGCGCAGCCGTATTGAAGATGCAGATTACGCGGAAGAAGTATCTAATATGACTCGCGGTCAAATCTTACAACAAGCAGGTACTTCAGTATTAGCACAAGCGAATCAAGTACCTCAATCTGTACTTTCTCTACTACAATAA
- a CDS encoding RNA polymerase sigma factor FliA, producing MSDSLYNSQGIVNQIDWQQYIYLVRNEALKLAVRLPTTIELDDLLQVGYIGLLETIKRYDASQGYSFTTFAIPRIKGAMLDELRSRDWLPRQTRKKIKDVTNAINELEKKLGVPPNDHQIAAYLQLSITEYHKVLLDSNYSQIFSYDEIQKKLGDNFDTLIESSSDNNPFSSIINDEIRNIMIQQIDKLPEKEKMVLALYYQEELNLKEIGNVMNISESRVSQLHSQAIKRIQSKITL from the coding sequence ATGAGTGATAGCCTGTATAACTCTCAAGGTATAGTGAATCAAATTGATTGGCAACAGTATATCTATTTAGTTCGTAATGAAGCACTTAAATTAGCGGTTCGTTTGCCAACCACAATTGAACTTGATGACTTATTACAAGTAGGTTATATCGGTTTGTTAGAGACCATAAAGCGGTATGATGCTTCCCAAGGTTATTCATTTACCACATTTGCCATTCCTAGAATAAAAGGCGCTATGCTAGATGAACTGCGTAGTCGAGATTGGTTACCAAGACAAACGCGGAAAAAAATTAAAGATGTGACAAATGCAATTAATGAGTTAGAAAAAAAACTAGGTGTACCTCCTAATGACCATCAGATAGCGGCATATTTGCAATTATCTATTACTGAATATCACAAAGTATTATTAGATTCAAATTATAGTCAGATATTTTCCTATGATGAAATACAAAAAAAATTAGGCGATAACTTCGACACATTAATTGAATCAAGCTCTGATAATAACCCTTTTTCTTCAATCATTAATGATGAAATTCGCAATATCATGATTCAACAGATAGATAAATTACCTGAAAAAGAAAAAATGGTTTTAGCACTTTATTATCAAGAAGAACTGAATTTAAAAGAAATTGGTAACGTGATGAATATTAGTGAGTCTCGTGTAAGTCAGTTACATAGTCAAGCAATTAAACGAATACAAAGTAAGATTACCTTATAA
- the flhD gene encoding flagellar transcriptional regulator FlhD produces the protein MLDDDILKCIHHLNLSTLLLSQKMLEKDKAMAMYRLGIDEETADILSSLNTSQMLVLSETNQLTFQLRFENAEMMKKLTEDSRISDIKQMHTGILLSSLLLDSLNK, from the coding sequence ATACTAGATGATGATATTTTGAAATGTATACACCACTTGAATCTTTCAACACTCTTGTTAAGTCAAAAGATGCTTGAAAAAGATAAAGCGATGGCAATGTATCGATTAGGTATTGATGAAGAAACAGCCGACATACTTAGCAGTTTAAATACTTCGCAAATGTTAGTTTTATCCGAAACTAATCAATTAACATTTCAATTGCGATTTGAAAACGCAGAAATGATGAAGAAGCTCACAGAAGATTCCCGCATAAGTGATATAAAACAAATGCATACGGGCATACTTTTATCAAGTTTACTTTTAGATTCATTAAATAAGTAG
- the flhC gene encoding flagellar transcriptional regulator FlhC: protein MKGTSIIQKYKEVQLATRLISLGARIQMLESETNLSRGKLIKLYKEIQGCPPPKGLLPFSTTWFMTWEPNIHSSIFYNAYHFLVKHGTKPGIQTILKAYQLYLEQCSFSHENEPVLGITRAWILVKFVESNVMQQSCCKECHGRFITHAYQPYNSFICSLCQPPSRAEKNNKTPKENHAKCLQVLSIPSGFNSAIAKKMTV, encoded by the coding sequence ATGAAAGGTACAAGTATCATTCAAAAATATAAGGAAGTTCAATTAGCTACCCGATTAATTTCACTTGGTGCAAGAATTCAAATGCTAGAAAGTGAAACAAATTTAAGTCGAGGTAAACTAATAAAACTGTATAAAGAAATTCAAGGCTGCCCTCCTCCTAAAGGTTTATTACCGTTCTCCACCACATGGTTTATGACTTGGGAACCCAATATTCACTCTAGTATATTTTACAACGCTTACCATTTTTTAGTGAAACATGGCACAAAGCCTGGTATTCAAACAATTTTAAAAGCCTACCAACTTTATTTAGAACAATGTTCATTTTCACATGAAAACGAACCAGTCTTAGGAATAACCCGCGCTTGGATCTTAGTCAAATTTGTTGAAAGTAATGTCATGCAACAATCCTGTTGTAAAGAGTGTCATGGACGATTTATCACACATGCTTACCAACCATACAACAGTTTTATTTGCAGTTTATGTCAGCCACCATCAAGAGCGGAAAAGAATAATAAAACCCCTAAAGAAAACCATGCAAAGTGTTTGCAGGTATTATCAATACCTAGTGGTTTTAATTCAGCAATTGCTAAAAAAATGACAGTTTGA
- the motA gene encoding flagellar motor stator protein MotA — protein MLIIIGYIVVIASALLGYVLSGGYLAVLFQPLEFLIIGGTAIGAFIVSNEKKVIKSTLKALGQLFKSSKYNKTLYLTLINLMYTILTKIRQNGTLSIESDIDNPKESELFKKYPLILASPQICDFITDYLRLMISGNMNVFEIEALMNEEIETYTHELEKPADAISAVGDGLPAFGIVAAVMGVINTLAQADRPASELGELIAHAMVGTFLGILLAYGFVSPLAALLKQRNASVIKTLECTKVILIASMHDYAPQICIEFGRKTLFSHERPSFFELEKYIQDVKDKNANSNENNK, from the coding sequence ATGCTAATAATTATAGGTTATATTGTTGTTATCGCTTCTGCACTACTTGGTTATGTTTTAAGTGGTGGTTATTTAGCAGTTCTTTTTCAACCATTAGAGTTTCTAATTATTGGAGGAACTGCAATCGGGGCTTTTATTGTCAGCAATGAAAAGAAAGTAATAAAATCGACACTTAAAGCATTAGGTCAATTGTTTAAATCATCCAAATATAATAAAACACTTTATCTAACTCTTATTAATTTAATGTACACCATTCTTACCAAAATTCGACAAAATGGTACATTATCCATTGAATCTGATATTGATAATCCAAAAGAAAGCGAATTATTTAAAAAATATCCACTTATTTTAGCAAGTCCTCAAATCTGCGACTTTATTACTGATTATTTGCGATTAATGATTAGTGGCAATATGAATGTATTTGAAATTGAAGCACTAATGAATGAGGAGATTGAGACTTATACTCACGAATTAGAAAAACCTGCTGATGCAATTTCAGCTGTTGGAGATGGATTACCTGCTTTTGGTATTGTGGCTGCGGTTATGGGAGTTATCAATACGTTAGCACAAGCAGACAGACCAGCAAGTGAATTGGGAGAACTTATTGCTCACGCCATGGTAGGAACTTTTCTAGGTATTTTGCTTGCTTATGGATTTGTCTCACCACTAGCGGCGTTATTAAAGCAAAGAAACGCCAGTGTGATAAAAACGCTGGAGTGTACCAAAGTCATACTTATTGCAAGTATGCACGACTATGCTCCGCAAATTTGCATTGAATTTGGACGAAAAACGTTATTTTCTCATGAAAGACCATCTTTCTTTGAATTAGAAAAATATATCCAAGACGTAAAAGATAAAAATGCCAACTCAAATGAAAATAACAAATAA
- the motB gene encoding flagellar motor protein MotB, protein MKDKSVRIITKKKSGHGGSHHGGSWKIAYADFMTAMMALFLVMWLISKASPQELQGIAEYFRTPLILGQNGGKNLSDSESPIPGGGDDVIKKLGEETNTLSNQSLTESESKQLEKLELIKTAQKIYEVFEIDPRLKKLAANLIIELTELGLRIQILATDDNPMFEVGSAVIHSDMQHILHALAPILNSLPNKMTLSGHTDERQYVTGDRGYSNWELSADRANSSRRELIAGGLDSGKIIRIIALADTVSLNNKNYSKDANRRISILILNKSAQQYIEDENTMTGIDFLKQAKSIKSE, encoded by the coding sequence ATGAAAGACAAATCTGTAAGAATAATCACTAAAAAAAAATCCGGGCATGGTGGCAGTCACCATGGTGGTTCGTGGAAAATTGCTTATGCTGACTTTATGACAGCAATGATGGCACTTTTTTTGGTCATGTGGTTAATTTCCAAAGCGAGTCCGCAAGAATTACAAGGTATTGCAGAATATTTTAGAACACCTCTTATTTTAGGACAAAATGGCGGTAAAAACCTAAGTGATAGTGAAAGTCCTATTCCAGGTGGTGGTGACGATGTTATTAAAAAATTAGGTGAAGAAACAAATACGCTTTCAAACCAAAGCCTAACAGAATCTGAATCTAAACAACTTGAAAAATTAGAGCTTATAAAAACAGCTCAAAAAATCTATGAAGTGTTTGAGATCGATCCGAGGTTAAAAAAATTAGCGGCCAACCTGATTATTGAATTAACTGAATTGGGATTACGGATTCAAATTCTAGCAACGGATGACAACCCCATGTTTGAAGTAGGAAGTGCCGTTATTCATTCTGACATGCAACACATTTTACATGCACTTGCACCAATTTTAAATTCTTTGCCAAACAAAATGACATTATCTGGTCACACTGATGAGCGTCAATATGTAACGGGTGATCGAGGGTATAGTAACTGGGAGCTATCGGCTGATAGAGCTAATTCATCAAGAAGGGAACTTATTGCTGGTGGATTAGATTCTGGCAAGATTATTCGCATTATTGCTCTTGCCGATACAGTTAGTTTGAATAATAAAAATTATAGCAAAGATGCTAATCGTCGTATTAGTATTTTAATTTTGAATAAGTCGGCACAACAATATATTGAAGATGAAAATACGATGACAGGAATAGATTTTTTAAAACAAGCAAAATCAATTAAATCAGAGTAA
- the flgK gene encoding flagellar hook-associated protein FlgK, with amino-acid sequence MSNSLMNTGISGLNAAQNMLNVISNNISNAHTVGYNRQQQILRQANGTKYNYGFVGNGVSVSSVNRAYNSFVVGQLRQSQSQNGSIKAYYNELSKVDNLLAENENSISSQLNNLFTSLNKLSSDAGNAASKQTVINDLNSLVSQFNKTELNLKNQIANINTEIVNNVDTINSYTKQIADLNQKIARLQAVSGGHEPNALLDERDQLVNELSEMIGITVTEQNGEYNISLPNGLSLVQGSSATQLSVQPSKDDPALNTIIYTHNSGATQELTSQNIASGRLNGLLAFRDGPLLEARNQLGLIALNLAERFNEVHMSGVDVNGNPGEKLFDYQSPSSIANAKNQGNATAKINYHSVTDIKASDYKIEFNGNDWVVTRLSDSKQITPQVEDGKLLFDGLSIEINGNPVAGDSFLLKPVADVASSLQLLVKDVNKFATGINDDENGNGDNRNVAKLLDIQNEKLINGTKTLNSAYNALVSYVGSETQTAKISAQSSQNITQEIYEQNQSISGVNIEEEYISMQVYMQYYQANAKIIDAATTIFDTILGLAK; translated from the coding sequence ATGTCAAATTCATTGATGAATACAGGTATTAGTGGATTAAATGCAGCACAAAATATGCTTAATGTGATAAGTAATAACATTAGTAATGCACATACCGTTGGTTATAATCGCCAGCAGCAAATTTTGCGGCAAGCAAATGGCACTAAATATAATTATGGATTTGTTGGTAATGGGGTATCAGTATCATCAGTTAATCGAGCGTATAATAGTTTTGTGGTAGGGCAATTACGTCAATCACAATCACAAAATGGTTCGATAAAAGCTTATTACAATGAATTATCAAAAGTCGATAATTTATTAGCTGAGAATGAAAACAGTATTTCTTCACAATTAAATAATCTGTTTACTAGTTTAAATAAGCTTTCCTCTGATGCAGGTAATGCGGCTTCGAAACAAACTGTTATTAATGATCTTAACTCTTTAGTAAGTCAGTTCAATAAAACAGAGTTAAATTTAAAAAATCAGATTGCCAATATCAATACTGAAATCGTTAATAACGTTGATACCATTAACTCATACACTAAACAAATTGCTGACCTTAATCAAAAAATTGCAAGATTACAGGCAGTAAGTGGTGGACATGAACCTAATGCACTACTTGATGAACGAGATCAATTAGTTAATGAATTAAGCGAAATGATCGGAATAACAGTTACCGAGCAAAATGGAGAATATAATATTTCGCTTCCTAATGGTTTAAGTCTAGTACAAGGATCTTCGGCAACTCAATTATCGGTACAACCGTCTAAAGATGATCCTGCTTTAAATACGATTATTTACACGCATAATTCTGGCGCAACTCAAGAGCTAACAAGCCAAAATATTGCGTCAGGCCGATTAAATGGATTATTAGCTTTTCGTGATGGACCACTCCTTGAAGCACGTAATCAGCTAGGTTTAATTGCATTAAATTTAGCTGAACGTTTTAATGAAGTACATATGTCAGGTGTCGATGTTAATGGCAATCCTGGCGAAAAATTATTTGATTATCAGTCTCCTAGCAGTATTGCTAACGCCAAAAATCAAGGCAATGCTACAGCTAAAATCAATTACCACTCAGTGACAGATATAAAAGCGTCTGATTATAAAATTGAGTTCAATGGTAACGATTGGGTAGTAACCAGATTATCAGATAGTAAACAAATTACACCACAAGTTGAAGATGGCAAGTTATTATTTGACGGATTATCTATTGAAATAAATGGCAATCCAGTTGCAGGCGATAGCTTTTTACTTAAACCTGTTGCCGATGTAGCATCATCATTACAGCTATTAGTAAAAGATGTGAATAAATTTGCAACAGGCATTAATGACGATGAAAATGGTAATGGTGACAACCGTAATGTTGCCAAATTACTTGATATTCAAAATGAAAAATTAATTAATGGTACGAAAACCTTAAATAGTGCTTATAACGCGTTGGTCAGTTATGTGGGAAGTGAAACACAAACCGCTAAAATTTCAGCGCAATCCAGTCAAAATATTACCCAAGAAATTTATGAGCAAAATCAATCTATATCGGGTGTGAATATTGAAGAAGAATATATTTCTATGCAAGTTTATATGCAGTATTACCAAGCTAATGCAAAGATTATTGATGCTGCAACTACAATATTCGATACCATTTTAGGTTTGGCTAAATGA
- the flgL gene encoding flagellar hook-associated protein FlgL: MRVSTNSMYQKNLNSILDTNNKWQKSGLHLATGKKILSPSDDPMGSSQALILKHSQSRNNQFQAARESANNSLSRQDTILKEANTVIQSIQETLVYAGNETLNDENRLDLANKLQGLKDQLISLANAKDTNGNYLFAGNKNDTPPFVVDENGKVNYVGGSTTINIFIDETREVAMSFTGEQIFMMGANSAVESDVFASIDYALEALQIGLDDNDPNSIAQFREGLSKASQGVDNSFENISTVRSSGGNVLAEVERLTALGKTLDIDFETQISQIEDVDWYEAISDYVMLQANLQAAQYTFMNMQNMSLFQMK, encoded by the coding sequence ATGCGTGTTAGTACTAATTCAATGTATCAAAAAAATTTAAATAGTATTTTAGATACCAATAATAAATGGCAAAAATCAGGATTACATTTAGCAACGGGTAAAAAAATCTTATCGCCGTCGGATGATCCAATGGGTTCATCACAAGCCTTAATATTAAAACATTCACAATCGAGAAATAATCAATTTCAGGCTGCACGTGAAAGTGCTAATAACTCGTTAAGTCGCCAAGATACCATACTAAAAGAAGCAAATACCGTTATCCAATCAATTCAAGAAACATTAGTTTATGCAGGTAATGAAACGCTAAACGATGAAAACAGACTTGATTTAGCCAATAAACTACAAGGATTAAAAGATCAGTTAATATCCTTAGCCAATGCCAAAGACACGAATGGGAATTATCTGTTTGCTGGTAACAAAAATGACACGCCTCCTTTTGTTGTCGATGAAAATGGCAAAGTTAATTATGTCGGTGGCTCAACAACCATTAACATATTTATTGATGAAACACGTGAAGTAGCAATGAGCTTTACTGGTGAGCAAATTTTTATGATGGGTGCTAATAGTGCTGTTGAAAGTGATGTTTTTGCCAGCATTGATTATGCTCTTGAAGCATTACAAATTGGTTTAGATGACAACGATCCTAATTCGATTGCGCAATTTAGAGAAGGGCTATCCAAAGCCAGCCAAGGAGTCGATAACTCGTTTGAAAACATATCAACCGTGAGATCATCGGGTGGTAATGTACTGGCAGAAGTCGAAAGATTAACAGCTCTTGGTAAGACCTTGGACATCGATTTTGAAACGCAAATTAGTCAAATCGAAGATGTTGATTGGTATGAAGCCATTTCAGACTATGTGATGTTACAAGCAAATTTACAAGCGGCACAATATACTTTTATGAATATGCAAAACATGTCGTTATTTCAAATGAAATAG
- the flgJ gene encoding flagellar assembly peptidoglycan hydrolase FlgJ, which produces MKNLVNQSINRFAYDFSSINQLRRDAVSGSNESIKQVADQFETLFVNMMMQSMRKAVPNGGLFNQSAMQLFTSMFDQQIAQQTAGKGLGLANIIAKQLTNQPHSAVNINAQSQANNNQTNMQLAQSLFSGNSSNLSPAALGQLLYQQHKANNLTNADVNQLSSPTNHSDQDHITQFVVEWFEPAKKAAKASGIPYEVIIAQAALETGWGKKQIKTADNQPSHNYFGIKASPSWKDSSTRLTTQEFLNNNRVKIQDDFRVYNSKQHAITDYLNLLTKNPRYRAVVNAPDARTAAKALQDANYATDPNYSEKLIQIINRIETIAKSIPPKSLSGFRQIAFK; this is translated from the coding sequence ATGAAAAATTTAGTTAATCAGTCCATTAATCGTTTTGCTTATGATTTTTCAAGCATTAACCAATTAAGACGCGATGCAGTTAGTGGATCAAATGAAAGCATTAAACAAGTTGCGGATCAGTTTGAAACATTATTTGTTAATATGATGATGCAATCTATGCGCAAGGCCGTTCCTAATGGTGGTTTATTTAATCAATCTGCCATGCAACTATTTACCTCTATGTTTGATCAGCAAATTGCCCAGCAAACAGCAGGAAAAGGCCTTGGGCTCGCTAATATTATTGCCAAACAATTAACGAATCAGCCTCATTCTGCGGTTAATATTAATGCACAATCTCAAGCAAACAATAATCAAACTAATATGCAATTAGCACAATCTTTATTTAGTGGTAATTCATCAAATTTATCTCCAGCCGCATTAGGTCAATTGCTCTATCAGCAACATAAAGCCAATAATTTAACTAATGCTGACGTCAACCAATTATCATCACCAACTAATCATTCTGATCAAGACCATATCACGCAATTTGTAGTTGAATGGTTTGAACCAGCTAAAAAAGCCGCGAAAGCTTCAGGTATTCCTTATGAAGTTATTATTGCTCAAGCCGCATTAGAAACAGGTTGGGGTAAAAAACAGATAAAAACAGCCGATAATCAGCCAAGTCATAACTATTTTGGTATAAAAGCGTCGCCATCATGGAAAGACAGTTCTACTCGTTTAACAACACAAGAATTTTTAAATAACAATAGAGTTAAAATTCAAGATGATTTTAGAGTGTATAATAGTAAACAACATGCAATAACGGATTACCTTAATTTACTCACTAAAAATCCACGTTATCGTGCGGTGGTTAATGCGCCCGATGCAAGAACAGCTGCTAAAGCATTACAAGATGCTAATTATGCAACCGATCCTAACTATAGCGAAAAACTGATTCAAATTATCAATCGTATTGAGACAATTGCTAAAAGTATACCGCCAAAATCCCTATCTGGTTTTAGACAAATTGCTTTTAAATAG